A region from the Lentimonas sp. CC4 genome encodes:
- a CDS encoding serine/threonine protein phosphatase, with amino-acid sequence MKEAKNTARAVVHIGYDGRVHKTFKGPQARERYANEVRVLDFLQKHGCTFVPQILEKDDETLYLVTSNCGKVVDHVSEEKKTRIFTELEQYGVRHDDAEVRNITYDTRQGRFCVIDFEFATILEPGYPPSPKLQANPDRSAWEK; translated from the coding sequence ATGAAAGAGGCTAAAAATACAGCGAGGGCAGTCGTCCATATTGGTTACGACGGTCGAGTTCATAAGACGTTTAAGGGGCCGCAGGCTCGTGAGCGCTATGCAAATGAAGTGCGCGTATTGGACTTTTTACAGAAGCATGGTTGCACATTTGTGCCGCAGATCTTGGAAAAAGATGACGAGACGCTTTATTTAGTGACGAGCAACTGCGGCAAGGTGGTCGATCATGTGAGTGAAGAGAAGAAGACGCGTATCTTTACGGAGCTGGAGCAGTATGGCGTGCGGCACGATGATGCAGAGGTGCGCAATATCACGTATGATACGCGCCAGGGGCGGTTTTGTGTGATTGATTTTGAATTTGCGACCATTCTAGAGCCAGGCTATCCGCCGTCGCCGAAACTTCAGGCAAATCCAGATCGTAGTGCTTGGGAGAAATAA
- a CDS encoding DEAD/DEAH box helicase, with protein sequence MEFKDLPLIEPLQRALEERKYTEPSPIQAQAIPLLLEGRDLLACAQTGTGKTAAFALPILNRVVTQGRKPFRRGVRNLVLVPTRELAVQVTESFRTYGKHLDLKIAMIYGGVSQTPQTRDLYFGLDILVATTGRLLDLLQQGHANLTGVECLVLDEADRMLAMGFIDDLREIVRDIPKERQTMLFSATMAKGVGKLAEGLLNDPERIRIDPEGTTAEKIDQSVLFVRLRDKPALLLDLLHSQYFEKQNELCMIFTRTKRDARLIATHLNRDGIRSDTIHGDRTQAAREDALRRFKLGETPVLVATDVAARGIDVKNIGLVINYDLPMDSENYVHRIGRTARAGESGKAMSLCTEIDQDVSRFKAIEKLTKQTLPTIREHDFHDEAIEALHREGTPLPDEPDRRPARGVRSAAKRSPKKGEGRSEKKSKGVSGAKAAKEKRSGRPFRGFGRGRP encoded by the coding sequence ATGGAATTTAAAGATTTGCCCTTAATTGAACCGCTGCAGCGTGCATTGGAGGAGCGGAAGTATACTGAGCCGTCGCCCATACAGGCGCAGGCGATACCCTTATTACTTGAGGGGCGTGATCTTTTGGCCTGTGCGCAAACGGGCACGGGAAAGACGGCGGCGTTTGCGCTGCCTATATTAAACCGTGTCGTAACGCAGGGGCGTAAGCCGTTTCGTCGTGGTGTGCGTAATTTGGTATTGGTGCCGACGCGTGAGTTGGCCGTGCAGGTGACGGAGAGTTTTCGCACCTATGGCAAGCATTTGGATCTTAAGATCGCGATGATCTATGGTGGTGTGTCGCAAACGCCACAGACGAGGGATCTGTATTTCGGCTTAGATATCTTAGTCGCGACGACAGGTCGCTTGCTCGATTTGTTGCAACAGGGTCACGCGAATCTGACGGGAGTCGAGTGTTTGGTGCTGGATGAGGCGGATCGTATGTTGGCGATGGGCTTTATTGATGACCTTCGCGAAATCGTGCGTGATATTCCCAAGGAGCGGCAGACGATGTTGTTCTCCGCGACAATGGCAAAAGGTGTCGGCAAGTTGGCCGAGGGCTTATTGAATGATCCCGAGCGCATTCGTATCGACCCTGAGGGCACGACGGCCGAGAAGATTGATCAGTCGGTGCTCTTTGTGCGCCTTCGTGATAAGCCTGCATTGTTGCTCGACCTGCTGCACAGTCAGTATTTTGAAAAACAGAACGAGCTTTGCATGATTTTTACCCGCACCAAGCGTGATGCCCGATTGATTGCGACGCATTTGAATCGCGACGGGATTCGCTCGGATACGATTCATGGTGATCGCACACAGGCGGCGCGTGAAGATGCACTGCGACGCTTTAAGCTCGGTGAAACGCCAGTGTTAGTTGCGACCGATGTGGCGGCGCGTGGGATTGATGTGAAAAATATTGGTTTGGTGATTAATTATGACCTGCCTATGGACTCCGAGAATTATGTGCACCGCATCGGTCGCACGGCGCGTGCGGGCGAGAGCGGCAAGGCGATGAGTCTATGCACTGAGATTGATCAAGACGTGTCTCGTTTTAAGGCAATTGAGAAGCTGACGAAGCAGACGCTCCCAACGATTCGTGAGCATGACTTCCATGACGAAGCCATTGAAGCGCTGCACCGCGAAGGCACGCCGCTGCCCGATGAGCCAGATCGTCGTCCTGCACGAGGTGTGCGTTCGGCGGCTAAGCGTTCGCCTAAGAAAGGCGAAGGTCGCTCCGAGAAAAAGTCAAAGGGCGTCTCGGGCGCTAAAGCTGCCAAAGAGAAGCGCTCCGGTCGTCCGTTCAGAGGCTTTGGTCGCGGTCGTCCGTAG
- a CDS encoding efflux RND transporter permease subunit, with product MKTAFTDIFIKRPVLAIVVSMVIVIAGLQAISSLTVRQYPRNENAKVTITTIYTGADADLVRGFITTPIERAVASADGINYIASQSALGMSTITVRLELNYDSTKALAEISSKVDQVRGDLPPEAEVPIITVESAESERASAYLSFSSDILEANEITDYLVRVIQPRLTSIKGVQEAEILGGRTFAMRIWLEPARMAALGIYPAQVREALASNNYLSAVGQTKGNLVTVNLTTNTDLNSVEEFEQLAILNQGNTIVRIKDIATVELGGDDYSSEVRFSGKKAVFMGMHVLPNANTVDVIKAVRAELEVIKGELPEGIEAAIGYDSTVYIEESIIEVVKTLSETLIIVMVVIFLFMGRIRTVLVPIITIPISLIGAVFLMQMFGFSINLLTLLAIVLSVGIVVDDAIIVVENIERHLEAGMKPIESALLGVRELIGPVIATTLVLIAVYLPIAFQGGLTGSLFREFALTLCGAVVVSTIVALTLSPMISSKLLSSGEHKGLALIINNGFDRLRKTYGGILRTALQTRWVIYTCWIIITLMCLPMFVLSPKELAPTEDQGVIFGIVDAPANYAIEETSRFTEEANEVFFSFPETAYSFQLTFPNGGFSGMILSPWSERERTVFDILPEAQIGLGAIPGVRLFPVTPAALPGGSDFPIDFIIASTAEPSEILKFVEQIHAKAIASGRFAFPPIIDTKIDQPQTKFVIDHDMVSSLGLDQRAIGADLGSLVGGGYVNRFNIDGRSYKVIPQIRRAGRLNADQLQDIYIKGPEDKLIQLSTVATLEDSVQPRSLNRFQQFNAVKMSGVYMGPLDEGLKFLEDTAAEILPDGYRIDYDGESRQLRNEGNKFLPAFCLALVLIFMALAAQFNSFRDPFIILLGSVPLAMFGALIFTFLKMMSPNVPFFTDGWTTTLNIYSQVGLVTLVGLVAKNGILIVEFANELQREGKAKLDAIQEASEVRLRPILMTTVATVAGHFPLTMVTGAGAEARNSIGLVLVGGMAIGTLFTLLFLPSIYMLIAKDRKGGATGIEIA from the coding sequence ATGAAGACAGCCTTTACCGATATTTTCATCAAGCGCCCTGTGCTGGCGATCGTCGTCAGCATGGTGATTGTGATCGCAGGCTTGCAGGCGATCTCCTCGCTCACCGTGCGCCAATACCCGCGCAACGAAAACGCCAAAGTCACAATCACCACGATCTACACAGGTGCCGATGCCGACCTCGTGCGCGGCTTCATCACCACACCGATTGAGCGTGCAGTCGCCTCGGCGGATGGCATTAATTACATCGCTTCGCAAAGTGCATTGGGCATGTCCACCATCACTGTGCGACTTGAGCTCAACTACGACTCCACCAAAGCGCTCGCCGAAATCAGCTCAAAGGTCGACCAAGTCCGCGGCGACCTTCCCCCCGAGGCCGAAGTCCCGATTATTACAGTGGAGTCTGCCGAGAGCGAACGCGCGTCAGCCTATCTATCCTTTTCCTCCGACATACTGGAGGCCAACGAAATCACCGACTACCTCGTCCGCGTCATTCAGCCACGCCTCACTTCGATCAAAGGTGTGCAAGAAGCCGAAATCCTAGGTGGTCGCACCTTTGCCATGCGCATCTGGCTAGAGCCCGCACGCATGGCCGCACTGGGAATTTATCCGGCGCAAGTCCGTGAAGCGCTCGCCTCCAACAACTACCTCTCCGCTGTCGGCCAGACCAAGGGTAACTTAGTCACGGTCAATCTCACCACCAATACCGACCTCAATTCGGTCGAAGAATTTGAGCAACTTGCCATCCTTAATCAGGGCAACACCATCGTGCGCATCAAAGACATCGCCACAGTCGAACTCGGCGGTGATGACTACAGCTCCGAAGTGCGCTTCTCCGGCAAGAAGGCCGTCTTCATGGGCATGCACGTGCTGCCCAACGCCAATACAGTCGACGTCATCAAAGCAGTGCGCGCAGAGCTCGAGGTAATTAAAGGCGAACTCCCCGAAGGTATCGAGGCAGCCATCGGTTATGACTCCACCGTTTACATCGAAGAATCGATCATCGAGGTAGTAAAGACACTCTCGGAGACTCTGATCATTGTGATGGTGGTCATCTTCCTATTCATGGGGCGCATCCGCACCGTGCTCGTGCCGATTATTACGATCCCGATCTCACTCATCGGCGCAGTCTTCCTGATGCAGATGTTCGGCTTCTCGATCAACTTGCTCACGCTACTCGCTATCGTGCTTTCGGTCGGAATCGTGGTGGACGACGCCATCATCGTGGTCGAAAATATCGAGCGTCACCTCGAAGCGGGCATGAAACCAATCGAATCTGCCCTGCTCGGCGTGCGTGAATTGATTGGCCCCGTCATCGCAACGACTCTCGTGCTAATCGCCGTCTATCTACCCATCGCCTTCCAAGGCGGCTTGACTGGCTCACTCTTCCGCGAGTTCGCCCTCACACTCTGTGGCGCCGTGGTCGTATCGACCATCGTCGCACTCACGCTCAGTCCGATGATTTCGTCGAAGCTGCTCAGTAGCGGCGAACACAAGGGACTCGCACTGATCATCAACAACGGCTTCGACCGACTCAGAAAAACCTACGGCGGCATCCTCCGCACTGCACTGCAGACTCGTTGGGTCATCTACACCTGCTGGATCATTATCACTCTGATGTGTCTGCCCATGTTTGTGCTCTCTCCTAAAGAGCTCGCTCCGACTGAAGACCAAGGCGTCATTTTCGGCATCGTCGATGCGCCTGCCAACTATGCGATCGAAGAAACCTCACGCTTCACCGAAGAAGCCAACGAAGTGTTTTTCAGTTTTCCAGAAACCGCTTATAGCTTCCAGCTCACCTTCCCCAACGGCGGATTCAGCGGTATGATTCTCAGCCCATGGAGCGAACGTGAACGCACCGTCTTTGACATCCTCCCTGAAGCACAAATAGGGCTCGGCGCAATCCCTGGCGTGCGCCTCTTCCCCGTCACACCTGCAGCGCTACCAGGCGGCAGCGACTTCCCGATCGACTTCATCATTGCCTCAACAGCCGAGCCTTCAGAGATCCTCAAATTCGTTGAGCAGATCCATGCCAAAGCGATCGCAAGCGGACGCTTCGCCTTCCCTCCCATCATCGATACCAAGATCGATCAGCCACAGACTAAATTCGTGATTGATCATGACATGGTCAGCTCACTCGGCCTCGATCAACGCGCCATCGGCGCCGACCTCGGCTCACTCGTCGGTGGCGGTTACGTCAACCGCTTCAATATCGATGGGCGCAGCTATAAAGTGATCCCGCAAATCCGACGCGCCGGCCGCCTCAATGCAGACCAGCTACAAGATATCTACATCAAAGGCCCCGAAGATAAGCTTATTCAGTTGAGCACCGTCGCCACACTCGAAGACAGTGTGCAGCCACGTTCACTCAATCGCTTCCAGCAATTCAACGCCGTTAAAATGAGCGGCGTTTATATGGGCCCTCTCGACGAAGGCCTCAAGTTCCTCGAAGACACCGCCGCAGAAATTCTACCCGACGGCTACCGGATCGACTACGACGGCGAATCGCGCCAACTGCGCAACGAAGGTAATAAATTCCTGCCCGCCTTCTGCCTCGCACTCGTGCTGATCTTCATGGCACTTGCCGCACAGTTTAATAGTTTCCGCGACCCGTTCATCATTTTGCTCGGTTCCGTGCCGCTCGCGATGTTTGGCGCATTGATCTTTACCTTCCTAAAGATGATGAGCCCCAACGTGCCCTTCTTCACGGATGGTTGGACGACAACGCTCAACATTTACTCACAAGTCGGGCTCGTCACACTCGTAGGCCTCGTCGCGAAGAACGGTATTTTGATCGTGGAATTTGCCAACGAACTACAGCGCGAAGGTAAGGCAAAGCTCGATGCGATTCAGGAAGCCAGCGAGGTGCGCCTGCGCCCGATTTTGATGACGACCGTCGCCACCGTGGCTGGCCACTTCCCACTCACGATGGTCACCGGAGCCGGCGCCGAAGCCCGCAACTCGATTGGCCTCGTCCTAGTCGGCGGCATGGCAATCGGCACCCTCTTCACCCTACTCTTCCTACCATCGATCTATATGCTCATCGCAAAGGATCGCAAAGGCGGAGCGACGGGGATTGAAATTGCGTAG
- a CDS encoding HigA family addiction module antitoxin, translated as MSHSKQLPPVQHPGLLLKEGIDDSGISQYRLGKDLHIAHSTISGICQGRQSITVAIALKLGKYLGTSAEYWINLQRRHDIETQRDRMASELDGIHPAQVLECAEEAGEYNERR; from the coding sequence ATGAGCCATTCCAAACAGTTACCGCCCGTTCAGCATCCCGGACTTCTCCTTAAAGAAGGGATCGATGATTCTGGCATCAGTCAGTATCGGCTAGGGAAAGACCTGCACATCGCTCACAGCACGATCAGTGGTATTTGCCAAGGGCGTCAAAGCATCACGGTTGCCATTGCCTTAAAGCTTGGAAAATACTTGGGCACCAGTGCGGAATATTGGATCAACCTTCAACGCCGTCACGACATCGAGACGCAGCGAGATCGCATGGCAAGCGAACTTGACGGGATTCATCCAGCGCAAGTCCTCGAGTGTGCGGAGGAAGCGGGTGAGTATAACGAAAGGCGATGA
- a CDS encoding protein phosphatase 2C domain-containing protein codes for MEEQPSFSGQSVRWFGQTDVGRFRKNNQDSFLLLAVDGEGVKRLGKYGEADLTANDFVFAVSDGMGGANAGDFASRIAIDKITRLFPKSFRSAASGIEIGFQDVLSELFDQIHGELTHMGFCYEELRGMGATLSLCWVRPGWLYFAHVGDSRIYHLPKDGGINQVSHDHTHVGWMYRDGQLNETAARSHAGRNALQQVLGGKNQNLSPQFGAIGYEPGDRFLICSDGLVEGLFNRGMERIIRNPAPHLKGTPAEMLVTEAVQTDGKDNTTAVVFEMV; via the coding sequence ATGGAAGAGCAACCATCATTTTCAGGTCAGTCTGTGCGCTGGTTCGGTCAGACCGACGTCGGCCGTTTTCGTAAGAATAATCAAGATTCGTTTCTGCTGCTTGCCGTGGATGGTGAGGGTGTAAAGCGCCTAGGCAAATACGGTGAGGCCGACTTGACCGCCAATGATTTTGTATTTGCAGTGAGTGATGGTATGGGCGGCGCGAATGCCGGTGATTTTGCGAGCCGAATTGCGATTGATAAGATCACACGACTCTTTCCGAAGAGCTTTCGTAGCGCAGCATCGGGGATCGAGATCGGCTTTCAAGACGTGTTGAGTGAGCTGTTTGATCAGATTCACGGGGAGCTCACGCATATGGGGTTTTGCTACGAGGAGCTACGCGGAATGGGCGCGACGCTCAGCTTGTGCTGGGTGCGGCCTGGGTGGCTCTATTTTGCACATGTGGGCGATAGTCGTATTTACCACCTGCCGAAAGACGGCGGGATCAATCAAGTCAGCCACGATCATACGCATGTGGGCTGGATGTATCGAGATGGCCAGCTGAATGAGACCGCGGCGCGAAGCCATGCGGGGCGTAATGCGCTGCAGCAGGTGCTCGGTGGAAAGAACCAGAATCTAAGTCCACAGTTTGGAGCGATCGGTTATGAGCCGGGCGACCGTTTCTTGATTTGCTCTGATGGTTTGGTTGAAGGGCTGTTTAATCGTGGCATGGAGCGAATTATTCGTAATCCCGCGCCGCATTTAAAAGGCACACCCGCCGAGATGCTCGTCACCGAAGCTGTGCAGACCGACGGTAAGGACAACACGACCGCCGTGGTGTTTGAAATGGTTTAA
- a CDS encoding DEAD/DEAH box helicase yields the protein MSQPPQPRDLYFGLDVLVATTGRLLVLMRQGYANLTGVECLVLDEATAYWRWIVRTIFMMI from the coding sequence GTGTCGCAGCCGCCGCAGCCGCGGGATTTATATTTCGGCTTGGATGTCCTAGTGGCAACGACAGGGCGCTTGCTGGTATTGATGCGCCAAGGGTATGCGAATTTGACGGGTGTGGAGTGTCTGGTGCTGGATGAGGCGACCGCATATTGGCGATGGATCGTGCGCACGATTTTCATGATGATTTAA
- a CDS encoding Gfo/Idh/MocA family oxidoreductase, producing MKSSSHTPRRHFLKQSAVAAGFLLGAPSIIRAETLGNANKAGANSRIGIGFIGTGLIAQGHLKSFAGMRDLQAVAACDVRKSNLNKAVGVLAKKGAKDVAATAYAEELIQNPAVDIVCIATPDHWHAALAIEAMKAGKDVYVEKPMTLTVEEGKAVLAAEQKYGRILQVGSQQRSSAHFRIAANLVRNGMIGEVKEVYCRLGNFPQPKLNEPVVPVPEGFDYDRWLGPTPFYDYTEDRVKQKYTGGWRCYWDYGSRKFGDWGAHHFDIVQWALGRDDTGPTEFIPKGYNGAEYHHYRYADGITVWRDKKPDHGHMIRFIGTEGEVHVGRGQLATLPVDLKRHRFTEDDIQVYDSNNHRGNFIDCVKSRKPTICPASVGHRTGTICQLSAVAERLGRAFKWDPVAQQVVGDAEAKSMQDRPRRPGYELPTV from the coding sequence ATGAAGAGTTCATCCCACACACCCCGACGCCACTTTCTAAAGCAATCCGCTGTTGCAGCTGGGTTCCTACTCGGAGCCCCCTCCATCATCAGAGCCGAAACACTCGGCAACGCGAACAAAGCAGGCGCCAATTCTCGAATCGGCATTGGCTTTATCGGCACGGGCCTCATTGCCCAAGGTCACCTAAAATCATTCGCCGGCATGCGTGACCTGCAAGCAGTCGCAGCCTGCGACGTGCGCAAGTCCAACCTAAACAAAGCCGTTGGCGTGCTAGCAAAAAAAGGCGCTAAGGATGTGGCAGCCACTGCGTATGCAGAAGAACTCATTCAAAACCCGGCAGTCGACATCGTCTGCATCGCAACACCCGACCATTGGCATGCTGCGCTTGCAATCGAAGCAATGAAGGCAGGCAAAGATGTATATGTTGAGAAGCCAATGACGCTCACCGTCGAAGAAGGCAAAGCCGTCCTCGCAGCGGAACAGAAATACGGCCGTATCCTACAAGTTGGCTCGCAGCAACGCTCCTCCGCTCACTTCCGCATCGCAGCAAACCTCGTGCGCAACGGCATGATCGGTGAAGTCAAAGAAGTCTACTGCCGTCTCGGAAATTTCCCACAGCCAAAGTTGAACGAACCCGTTGTCCCCGTTCCAGAAGGCTTCGATTATGATCGTTGGCTCGGCCCGACTCCATTCTACGACTATACCGAAGATCGCGTAAAACAAAAGTATACCGGCGGCTGGCGCTGCTATTGGGATTATGGTAGCCGTAAATTCGGCGATTGGGGCGCACACCACTTCGACATTGTGCAATGGGCACTCGGCCGCGACGACACTGGCCCTACAGAATTCATCCCAAAAGGATACAACGGCGCAGAATACCACCACTACCGCTACGCTGACGGCATCACAGTCTGGCGCGACAAGAAGCCTGACCACGGGCACATGATTCGCTTCATTGGCACCGAAGGTGAAGTGCACGTCGGTCGCGGACAACTAGCGACCTTGCCAGTTGACCTAAAGCGCCATCGTTTCACCGAAGACGACATTCAAGTCTATGATTCAAACAACCACCGCGGCAACTTCATCGACTGCGTGAAGTCACGCAAACCGACCATCTGCCCAGCATCCGTAGGACACAGGACCGGCACAATCTGCCAACTCTCAGCCGTTGCTGAACGCTTAGGCCGCGCATTCAAGTGGGATCCTGTCGCACAGCAGGTCGTCGGCGATGCAGAAGCGAAGTCAATGCAAGATCGCCCTCGTCGCCCAGGCTACGAACTACCGACCGTATAG
- a CDS encoding type II toxin-antitoxin system RelE/ParE family toxin, protein MIKSFRNKEVEKLWNRQRSAKLPLSIQSKSRDKLAQIDSAIQVEDLSFPPGNRLESLGGDRVGQHSIRINQQWRICFRWEAGNAFDVEIVDYH, encoded by the coding sequence ATGATAAAGAGCTTTCGAAACAAAGAAGTCGAAAAGCTCTGGAACCGTCAGCGCAGTGCTAAGCTCCCGCTTAGCATTCAGTCCAAAAGTCGCGATAAGCTCGCACAAATCGATTCTGCCATTCAAGTCGAAGATTTGAGCTTTCCTCCGGGGAATCGACTCGAATCGCTAGGTGGAGATCGAGTCGGACAACACAGTATTCGTATCAACCAACAATGGCGTATCTGCTTCCGCTGGGAGGCCGGGAATGCCTTTGATGTGGAAATTGTCGATTATCACTAA
- a CDS encoding efflux RND transporter periplasmic adaptor subunit: MVKKLIFALCIFGGLALALVLIIGTKKASFDAMAEAGKLMVPPPESVATFTAERQSWIDSVQAIGSIEPVQGVRLDAEVAGVVNAINFKNGQNVEVGDILVQLDVSVEAALLNSNKATADLAKTKLDRAKRLRGTDSIAQSQLDQAQADFDTAIAQMNNLEAIIDRKTIRAPFTGRVGIRQINLGQYLSQGAPIVSLQSCDQVFVNFTLPQQAIARIKTGMQITLQSDVYPDQQFEGTLTAISPQIDPTTRTVKLQGTLDNPDELLRPGLFVKATVTLPNKNEVLVVPATSIVFAPYGNSIFKVVTETDEETGVTTTIVKQSFIRTGKHMGDFVSIIEGIEEGDEVVSAGAFKLRNGMPVTIHNEMAPKPELAPNPKNS, translated from the coding sequence ATGGTCAAAAAATTAATCTTCGCACTTTGCATCTTTGGAGGCCTCGCACTCGCCCTAGTCCTGATTATCGGCACGAAGAAAGCCTCCTTCGACGCAATGGCAGAGGCTGGTAAGCTCATGGTGCCACCGCCAGAGAGTGTCGCAACCTTTACTGCAGAGCGCCAATCATGGATTGATAGCGTGCAAGCTATTGGCTCGATCGAGCCCGTTCAAGGTGTGCGCCTCGATGCAGAAGTCGCGGGCGTGGTGAACGCCATCAATTTCAAAAATGGTCAAAACGTCGAAGTGGGCGACATCCTCGTCCAACTCGACGTGAGCGTCGAAGCAGCCCTGCTCAACTCAAATAAAGCGACCGCGGACTTGGCCAAAACTAAACTCGACCGAGCAAAACGATTACGCGGCACAGATTCCATCGCCCAATCGCAACTCGACCAGGCGCAAGCGGATTTCGACACCGCCATTGCACAGATGAATAACTTGGAAGCGATTATTGATCGCAAAACCATCCGTGCGCCTTTTACCGGTCGCGTCGGCATTCGCCAAATCAATCTCGGCCAATATCTCTCTCAAGGCGCTCCCATCGTCAGCCTACAATCGTGCGACCAGGTATTCGTCAACTTCACCCTGCCACAACAAGCGATCGCACGTATTAAGACTGGTATGCAGATCACCTTACAAAGTGACGTCTACCCCGACCAGCAATTCGAAGGCACCCTGACTGCAATCAGTCCACAGATCGACCCGACCACGCGCACAGTGAAACTCCAAGGCACACTCGACAACCCCGACGAACTCCTACGTCCAGGGCTGTTTGTGAAAGCCACCGTCACACTGCCGAATAAGAATGAAGTGCTCGTCGTGCCAGCCACCTCCATAGTCTTTGCACCTTACGGCAACTCCATTTTCAAAGTCGTCACTGAGACCGACGAAGAAACTGGTGTTACCACCACAATAGTGAAGCAGTCCTTTATTCGAACCGGCAAGCACATGGGTGACTTCGTGAGCATTATCGAAGGCATCGAGGAAGGCGACGAAGTCGTCTCCGCTGGTGCATTCAAATTGCGCAACGGCATGCCCGTGACAATCCACAATGAGATGGCTCCTAAACCGGAGCTCGCCCCCAATCCGAAGAATTCCTAA
- a CDS encoding sulfatase-like hydrolase/transferase — MITSLFAQSRNLAIATMMLVIGTSTAAAQSTQASSEAPNIVFFIVDDMFPHHFNFLNEGEKRVLTPNIDRLAREGTVMLNQYTVSPLCTPSRYSCLMGRYPSRATNPWFLQTTEKNVQSYVEFNTHIEKDNQTLPRMLQAGGYITGMAGKNHVIEAKTLKKFENFDADAKLPENQSKLKANHDHVCQAIREVGFDFADSIYHNNPDFLGLHEVAVHNTDWITEAGINFIDKGHTSEKPMFLYFATTLPHGPSEGHRAWDANPLISAVGYLDEAPNVQPARHTIPERIKAAGITVNDDTCNLLWLDDALGALINKLEDCGELDNTVIYFFNDQWMEAKGTVYEGGVHTPSIVWKKGGFTAGSTSSAMVSSVDFAPTILDMAKIPYDSNTFDGESFLPYLDGQTQEPGRVLYFELGYGRGVLKDNWKFMSIRYPHGLAEMSLEERTRLLNEWNAERHRKHLEIVTEDPTAPFSHLTAIPGGGHAESISTGKYPGYADPDQLYNIAKDPGELNNLANNPEFQQKAKEMELELQKYLDTLPGTFEL, encoded by the coding sequence ATGATTACATCGCTCTTTGCCCAAAGCCGCAACCTGGCCATCGCCACCATGATGCTCGTCATCGGCACCTCAACTGCAGCGGCTCAATCCACGCAAGCTTCCAGCGAAGCACCGAACATCGTCTTCTTCATCGTCGACGACATGTTCCCGCATCACTTCAACTTTTTAAATGAAGGCGAGAAGCGAGTGCTCACGCCCAACATCGATCGGCTCGCCCGCGAAGGCACGGTCATGCTCAATCAATACACGGTATCCCCACTGTGCACTCCGAGCCGCTACAGTTGCCTAATGGGGCGCTACCCCAGTCGAGCGACCAATCCATGGTTCCTACAAACCACAGAAAAGAATGTGCAAAGCTATGTAGAGTTTAACACTCACATCGAAAAAGATAATCAAACCCTACCGAGAATGCTGCAAGCAGGCGGTTACATTACTGGGATGGCTGGCAAAAACCACGTCATCGAGGCCAAGACTCTCAAGAAATTTGAGAACTTCGACGCCGATGCCAAATTACCCGAGAACCAATCAAAGCTCAAAGCCAACCACGACCATGTTTGCCAAGCAATCCGTGAAGTAGGCTTCGATTTTGCGGACAGCATTTACCACAACAACCCCGATTTCCTCGGCTTACACGAGGTTGCAGTGCACAACACGGATTGGATCACCGAAGCAGGCATCAATTTCATCGATAAAGGTCATACCTCCGAAAAACCGATGTTCCTCTACTTCGCGACCACCCTACCACACGGCCCGTCCGAAGGGCATCGCGCATGGGATGCGAATCCCTTGATTTCAGCAGTGGGTTACCTCGATGAAGCACCTAATGTCCAACCCGCGCGCCACACCATCCCAGAGCGCATCAAAGCCGCAGGCATAACCGTCAACGACGACACCTGCAACCTACTCTGGCTGGATGACGCACTCGGAGCCCTGATCAATAAGCTAGAAGACTGTGGCGAACTCGACAACACCGTCATCTACTTCTTCAACGACCAATGGATGGAAGCCAAAGGCACCGTCTACGAAGGCGGCGTGCACACACCCAGCATTGTGTGGAAGAAAGGCGGCTTCACTGCGGGATCCACCAGCTCTGCAATGGTCAGCAGCGTTGATTTTGCACCCACCATTTTGGACATGGCCAAGATCCCCTACGACTCCAACACCTTTGATGGTGAAAGCTTCCTACCTTACCTCGACGGTCAAACACAAGAGCCCGGACGCGTGCTCTACTTCGAATTGGGCTATGGTCGCGGCGTGCTGAAAGACAACTGGAAATTCATGAGCATCCGCTACCCACATGGCCTCGCTGAGATGTCACTCGAAGAGCGCACACGCCTACTAAACGAGTGGAATGCCGAACGTCACCGCAAGCATCTAGAAATCGTCACCGAAGATCCAACCGCGCCCTTCAGCCACCTGACCGCGATCCCTGGCGGCGGCCACGCCGAATCCATTTCGACGGGTAAATACCCTGGCTATGCCGACCCCGATCAGCTCTATAATATCGCTAAAGATCCGGGCGAGCTGAACAACCTCGCGAACAACCCCGAGTTCCAGCAAAAGGCGAAAGAGATGGAACTAGAATTGCAGAAATACCTCGATACACTGCCGGGCACCTTCGAGCTCTAG